The following proteins come from a genomic window of Lineus longissimus chromosome 18, tnLinLong1.2, whole genome shotgun sequence:
- the LOC135502616 gene encoding uncharacterized protein K02A2.6-like yields MAPPDDPPAGGAAPAPVAAPVNLPLTGISPPSALDVEDGDVIGNWKLWKQMWSNYVVVAKLEGQPEQFRIALFLHSIGAKALRIYIAMQFGVGEDENILAHIVKKFDDHFIGETNETYERYNFNSRSQGPSEMIESYVTALRILAQTCNLCDCLKDTLLRDRIVLGVNDNRTRKRLLQERALTLKKCIDICRSIETSASQLKSLSGDKDKADINRVYSKPKGQKSASSRNKSSFSSSKPNFSRGKRDIDCKFCGYHHVKDREKCPAWKKECNLCHGPDHFSKCCTNTDKSNSHRTSRCSKPKLNFVQDDSQSDTDSEIIGSISSVDNTKSCDKQIFAKFLVDDQPVKFQIDCGASVNVLPRRYIAARGVANCSVKTLRMWNNSEIKTIGKCRVTIRNPKTRKKYSVEFVIVNEPFVPLLGAQAIQQMKLITVNTDNFTVAAVSESDHLKDPLLLKYKQVFCGDVGTLPGKVHLETDGSTSPKILPPRKVPVAIRDKFNVKLDHLCDVKVLAPVDEPTDWVSQFVVATKKNGDLRICTDPGPLNQALKREHYQIPVIDDVLPELAKARVFSKFDLKNGYWHCELDSESSLLTTFQTPGGLYRWLRLPFGLSCSSEIFQKRLSQALAGLPGVYCIHDDIFVCGFGETDEKAYADHDVTLEKFLQRCVENRILLNLPKTELRKSEIIFMGHRVTKDGLMMDPNKVKAVLELDKPDGVESMRRFLGFVNYLAKFLPMLSEVLEPVRKLTLKETQWSWTHVHDKAFAEVKRLVTIDPVLVYYNPKVPLVIQGDASEKGLGCVLLQEGRPLAYASRALTLTETRYAQIEKEMLVVVFALEKFNQYTFGQFTTVLSDHKPLESILKKPLVRAPRRLQGMILRAQKYDFEIQYLRGKEMYIADMLSHSYLPCEDSTQVEFEQINIVKFLPIRSERLEELRVETANDSVLQRLNRVVLKGWPERKENLPHVVVPYFHLRDEISSQNGLLFRGERVIVPTKLRSMMTKLVHTSHLGVESCLRRAREALYWPRMSSELKEYIQSCEICREFESCQQKETLQSHELPSRPWERVGCDLFEWDNKDYLITVDYFSNFWEIDRLRSTSSAAVIRKLKAHFARYGCPEEVVSDNGGQFVSAEFASFALKWDFDHVKISPRHSQSNGKVESAVKAAKRTLRKAKKSGTDQYLAVLETRNTPTQGLDCSPAQRMFNRRTCTLLPMTSAMLQCKPVDTDIPEKMAEGQARQAKYYNRAAKDLTRLQDGDVVRMKPYKKGDKSWKKGVVQSGDGNRSYKVETDTGVFCRNRIDLRKTSEAPLSLSQQFEEIQDDVILTPEIDVSQSSSDNSESVVPDPIVEPRRSTRVRQRPAKFHDYMM; encoded by the coding sequence ATGGCGCCACCTGACGATCCACCTGCTGGAGGTGCTGCTCCAGCTCCGGTTGCTGCACCTGTGAATTTGCCCCTGACAGGCATTTCCCCACCGTCTGCTCTTGATGTTGAAGACGGTGATGTCATTGGTAATTGGAAACTCTGGAAGCAAATGTGGTCCAACTATGTCGTTGTTGCAAAGCTTGAAGGACAACCAGAACAATTCCGAATCGCGCTGTTTCTACACTCGATCGGTGCAAAAGCCCTGAGAATTTATATTGCCATGCAATTTGGTGTGGGTGAGGACGAGAACATTCTAGCTCACATTGTCAAGAAGTTTGACGATCATTTTATTGGAGAAACCAACGAAACCTACGAACGTTACAACTTTAATAGTCGAAGTCAAGGTCCGTCTGAAATGATTGAGAGTTATGTCACAGCTCTCAGGATACTAGCTCAAACTTGCAATTTATGTGACTGTCTTAAAGACACTCTGTTACGAGATAGAATTGTGCTTGGGGTGAATGACAATCGTACCCGCAAACGACTGTTGCAAGAACGTGCTCTTACGCTTAAGAAGTGCATAGACATTTGCAGGAGCATAGAAACTTCAGCTTCTCAGTTGAAAAGCCTTAGTGGTGACAAAGATAAAGCTGACATAAATCGCGTTTATAGTAAACCAAAAGGTCAAAAGTCTGCGAGTAGTCGAAACAAGTCTAGTTTCAGTTCATCTAAGCCTAACTTCTCTCGTGGAAAACGTGACATTGACTGTAAGTTCTGTGGTTACCATCATGTCAAGGATCGTGAGAAGTGTCCAGCATGGAAGAAAGAGTGTAATCTTTGTCATGGTCCTGatcatttctcaaaatgttgtacGAATACAGACAAGTCAAACTCTCATCGAACCTCTAGGTGTAGCAAGCCTAAACTTAACTTTGTTCAAGACGATTCCCAGTCTGATACAGACTCCGAGATCATTGGTAGTATAAGTTCTGTAGACAATACCAAGTCGTGTGACAAGCAAATCTTTGCCAAATTTCTTGTCGACGATCAGCCCGTGAAATTTCAGATCGATTGTGGAGCGTCCGTGAATGTACTTCCGAGAAGGTACATTGCAGCCCGAGGTGTAGCGAACTGCTCAGTAAAAACTCTCAGAATGTGGAACAATTCTGAAATCAAGACAATCGGAAAGTGTCGTGTTACTATCCGTAATCCTAAGACTAGGAAAAAGTACTCTGTTGAATTCGTCATTGTGAATGAACCGTTTGTGCCATTACTTGGAGCTCAGGCTATACAACAAATGAAGTTGATCACCGTCAATACTGATAACTTTACTGTTGCTGCTGTGTCTGAGTCCGATCACCTCAAGGATCCGTTGTTGCTAAAGTATAAGCAAGTGTTTTGTGGTGATGTTGGCACTCTGCCAGGTAAAGTCCACCTGGAGACTGATGGTTCAACTAGTCCGAAGATATTGCCGCCGCGCAAGGTACCAGTCGCCATTAGGGACAAGTTTAATGTAAAACTCGATCATTTATGTGATGTGAAAGTGTTGGCCCCAGTAGATGAGCCTACTGACTGGGTTAGCCAATTTGTCGTTGCGACTAAGAAAAATGGCGATCTGAGAATCTGTACAGACCCTGGTCCGCTAAACCAGGCATTGAAAAGGGAACACTATCAAATTCCTGTCATTGATGATGTACTCCCTGAACTTGCCAAAGCCCGAGTGTTCTCAAAGTTTGATCTTAAAAATGGCTATTGGCACTGTGAACTTGACTCTGAAAGCAGCCTGTTAACTACTTTTCAGACCCCCGGAGGCCTTTACCGTTGGCTTCGTTTACCGTTTGGACTCAGTTGCTCGTCTGAAATTTTTCAGAAGCGTTTGTCGCAAGCCCTAGCTGGGCTACCCGGTGTCTACTGTATACATGATGACATTTTCGTCTGTGGGTTTGGTGAAACCGACGAAAAAGCGTACGCCGATCATGATGTTACTTTGGAGAAGTTTCTCCAGCGCTGTGTTGAGAACAGAATTTTGCTGAATTTGCCTAAGACTGAACTTAGGAAATCTGAGATCATCTTTATGGGACATCGTGTCACTAAGGATGGACTCATGATGGACCCCAACAAGGTCAAAGCTGTTCTGGAGTTAGACAAGCCGGATGGAGTTGAGTCGATGCGCCGCTTTCTTGGATTCGTCAATTATCTTGCGAAATTTCTGCCAATGTTGTCCGAAGTTCTAGAACCTGTTAGAAAGTTGACTCTTAAGGAAACACAGTGGTCTTGGACCCATGTCCATGACAAAGCTTTCGCTGAAGTGAAGCGTCTTGTTACGATAGACCCTGTCCTAGTGTATTACAATCCTAAAGTGCCTCTTGTGATTCAAGGAGACGCGAGTGAGAAAGGTTTAGGATGTGTTCTTCTCCAAGAAGGCCGTCCGTTAGCATATGCAAGCCGTGCACTAACGTTAACAGAGACTAGGTATGCTCAGATTGAGAAAGAGATGCTTGTGGTTGTGTTTGCCCTGGAAAAATTCAACCAGTACACGTTTGGCCAATTTACGACCGTACTTAGTGACCACAAACCTTTAGAAAGCATCCTAAAGAAGCCCCTAGTGAGAGCCCCGCGAAGGCTCCAAGGCATGATTTTGCGAGCGCAAAAgtatgattttgaaattcaatatcTAAGAGGAAAAGAGATGTATATCGCTGACATGTTGTCGCACTCCTACCTCCCCTGTGAGGACAGCACTCAAGTCGAATTTGAGCAAATAAACATAGTGAAGTTTCTTCCCATCAGGTCTGAGAGGCTTGAAGAGCTTCGAGTTGAAACGGCAAATGACAGTGTTTTACAACGTTTAAACCGAGTTGTGCTTAAGGGGTGGCCGGAGCGCAAGGAAAACTTGCCGCATGTTGTTGTGCCTTACTTTCATCTCCGAGATGAAATATCTTCGCAGAATGGACTTCTGTTCCGGGGTGAGCGTGTTATTGTGCCCACCAAACTCCGCAGCATGATGACAAAACTAGTTCACACGTCTCACCTTGGAGTTGAATCATGTTTGCGTCGTGCCAGAGAAGCACTGTACTGGCCAAGGATGTCCAGTGAACTGAAAGAATACATTCAGTCTTGTGAGATATGTCGTGAATTTGAGAGCTGTCAGCAGAAAGAGACACTACAGAGTCACGAGTTGCCATCACGACCTTGGGAAAGGGTTGGATGTGATTTGTTCGAATGGGACAACAAAGACTATCTAATAACTGTAGACTATTTTAGCAATTTCTGGGAAATTGATAGACTTCGTTCTACTTCTAGTGCAGCAGTTATCCGAAAGCTCAAAGCGCATTTCGCACGCTATGGTTGTCCAGAAGAAGTTGTGAGTGACAACGGTGGACAATTtgtctctgcagaatttgctagTTTTGCTCTAAAATGGGATTTTGATCATGTCAAGATTAGCCCGCGTCACAGTCAGTCCAATGGTAAGGTGGAATCCGCTGTAAAAGCCGCCAAGAGGACATTGCGCAAGGCTAAAAAGTCTGGCACTGACCAGTATCTCGCTGTGTTGGAGACGCGTAACACTCCTACACAAGGTTTAGATTGCAGTCCCGCTCAGAGAATGTTCAATCGTagaacatgtacattgttgcCTATGACGTCAGCAATGTTGCAATGTAAACCAGTGGACACCGATATTCCTGAGAAAATGGCCGAAGGACAAGCCCGTCAGGCCAAGTATTACAACCGCGCAGCTAAAGATCTGACAAGGCTACAGGATGGAGACGTTGTTCGGATGAAACCGTACAAAAAGGGAGACAAGAGTTGGAAAAAGGGTGTCGTACAGTCAGGAGATGGAAATCGTTCTTACAAGGTCGAAACTGATACGGGAGTTTTCTGTAGAAATCGAATAGATCTGCGTAAAACGTCCGAAGCGCCGCTTAGTTTGTCACAACAGTTCGAAGAGATTCAGGATGATGTTATTCTGACACCGGAAATCGATGTGTCTCAGTCTAGTTCTGATAATTCCGAAAGTGTTGTGCCTGACCCTATTGTAGAGCCTCGCCGCTCCACAAGAGTGAGGCAAAGACCCGCTAAGTTCCATGATTACATGATGTGA